Part of the Crossiella cryophila genome, AGAACGGCCAACACACCGTACGAGAACGGCCAACACGCCGGGGAGGGGTTAGAGAGTCAGCAGGGCCAGCGGGGGGCGTCCAGTTTGAGGTTCTTGCGCATGGAGCTGAGGTTGAGGCGGCGGCTGGTTGGGCAGAACTTGGCGTTGTCCACCTCGTACTCCGCGTGCAACACAGCCTTCCCCGCCCTGATGAACGGCGACAGCTTGTCGCACTCGTCGAACTCCGCGCACTGCTCGTTCACCGCGAAGTCGAACTCTCCCACCAACTGCGGGATCAACCCCAGCGCGTTCTTCAACCCGATGGACAGCCCCTTCCCGTGCGCCAGCTTGGCCAGCGCCCGGTTGTAGGCAAGCTGATCCTCGGCCGAGATCGAATGTCCGGTGTCATGCGTGTACGCGTCCACCAGATCCGCCTCGATCCCGTCGAAGCCCTTGTCCCGGCACACCTGGAACCGCTCGGCCATCACCGGCAGCAGCACGTCCAGCTTCCGCACGTCCAGCCACCGCTCACCCGGCCACCCGTTCTCCTTGCCGGTGGCACTGCGCAACCGGCCCGCATCGGCCCGGTAGTCCTCGCTGGCACCCGCGTTGACGTAGCAGATCACCTTGCTGCCCTTGGCCTGCAACGCCTGCACCACCTCGCGACTGTTCTCCATCGCGTCGATGTCGTACACATCCACCTTCACCGAGGTGTCCACCGGCACGGTGAGCTGCCACTGCCAGGTCACCCCGGGCGTCGGCCGCCAGCGCTCCTTGGCGGCCGGTTGCTTCGAGGGTGGCGGGGGCGGCGGGGCGGACCCCGGCTCCGACGGTGGAGGAGCCGGGGTCCCCGTGCTGCCGGGCGGGGGTTCGGTCGTGGTGGGCCCGGTCGCCGAGGTCGCCGAGGAGGTGGCGGCCTCGTCCTCGGCGGCGCTGCCGTGGGTACAGCCGCTGACGGCCAGCAGACCGGTCAGCAGCAGGGCTAGGAGACCCGTCGTGGGCCGCAGCGGCCCACGGCAAGCGTTTGCCGGTTGAAATGCCCCGCCAGTCGTCGCCACGGGTTCGCTCCGTCCAGGTCGGTCACGTACACCGCGCCCGCGTTGAACCGCGAGGCGCGCTGCAACGTCCGTTCGGTTTCCGCGCGCGGTGTGCCGTAGACCAGGTGGCAGAACCGCTGTGCGGGCAGGCCGTAGGCCCAGGCAGGCACCTTGAGGTTCTCGTGCTCGCGCAGCCTGCCCTCGAAGGTCACCAGCAGGTCGGCCAGTTTGGCGTACCCGTAGGCCGGGTAGACGCCGTGGTTGAACACCACCGTGCGCGCGCCCATACCGCGGGCGGCCGCGGCCAGGCCGCGGTACTGCGGCAGGTGCTCGGCATCGGCCGAGACCTGGTCGAAGAACACCCCGTCCACCCGGTACCAGGCGTGGTAGCGGGCGATCTGACGCTGCACCAGCTCCCGCGAGCAGCGCCCGTACCCGGTGTCCACGTAGCCCATCACCGGGATGCCTGCCAGCTTGAGCCGCTGCACCACGGCGCTGAACATGATCTCTTTCGCC contains:
- a CDS encoding endo alpha-1,4 polygalactosaminidase; the protein is MTWQWQLTVPVDTSVKVDVYDIDAMENSREVVQALQAKGSKVICYVNAGASEDYRADAGRLRSATGKENGWPGERWLDVRKLDVLLPVMAERFQVCRDKGFDGIEADLVDAYTHDTGHSISAEDQLAYNRALAKLAHGKGLSIGLKNALGLIPQLVGEFDFAVNEQCAEFDECDKLSPFIRAGKAVLHAEYEVDNAKFCPTSRRLNLSSMRKNLKLDAPRWPC
- a CDS encoding spherulation-specific family 4 protein, translated to MPHMTLEPDRGLLAVPAYFHPSAAPADWQTLVNAADYLRMVILNIDSGPGLAKEIMFSAVVQRLKLAGIPVMGYVDTGYGRCSRELVQRQIARYHAWYRVDGVFFDQVSADAEHLPQYRGLAAAARGMGARTVVFNHGVYPAYGYAKLADLLVTFEGRLREHENLKVPAWAYGLPAQRFCHLVYGTPRAETERTLQRASRFNAGAVYVTDLDGANPWRRLAGHFNRQTLAVGRCGPRRVS